A genome region from Taeniopygia guttata chromosome 5, bTaeGut7.mat, whole genome shotgun sequence includes the following:
- the ARF6 gene encoding ADP-ribosylation factor 6 (The RefSeq protein has 1 substitution compared to this genomic sequence): protein MGKVLSKIFGNKDMRILMLGLDAAGKTTILYKLKLGQSVTTIPTVGFNVETVTYKNVKFNVWDVGGQDKIRPLWRHYYTGTQGLIFVVDCADRDRIDEARQELHRIINDREMRDAIILIFANKQDLPDAMKPHEIQEKLGLTRIRDRNWYVQPSCATTGDGLYEGLTWLTSNYKS from the coding sequence ATGGGCAAGGTGCTGTCCAAGATCTTCGGGAACAAGGAGATGCGGATCCTGATGCTGGGGCTGGACGCGGCCGGCAAGACCACGATCCTGTACAAGCTGAAGCTGGGCCAGTCGGTGACCACCATCCCCACCGTGGGCTTCAACGTGGAGACCGTCACCTACAAGAACGTCAAGTTCAACGTGTGGGACGTGGGCGGCCAGGACAAGATCCGGCCCCTGTGGCGGCACTACTACACGGGCACGCAGGGGCTCATCTTCGTGGTGGACTGCGCCGACCGCGACCGCATCGACGAGGCGCGGCAGGAGCTGCACCGCATCATCAACGACCGGGAGATGCGGGACGCCATCATCCTCATCTTCGCCAACAAGCAGGACCTGCCCGACGCCATGAAACCCCACGAGATCCAGGAGAAACTGGGCCTGACCCGGATCAGGGATAGGAATTGGTATGTGCAGCCCTCCTGTGCCACGACGGGGGATGGACTCTACGAAGGGCTGACGTGGTTAACGTCCAATTATAAATCCTAA